One part of the Candidatus Flexicrinis affinis genome encodes these proteins:
- a CDS encoding M24 family peptidase: MKLDIDRLMQDRGLDALMVFAAHDHSPALDYLTGGVRITGGVAIKLAGHSPVLVVNGMETAEAAASGLEVYDYHAMGMEAAREKANGDTALTQVLFYGGCLDKLGMTDGRIGVYGTNDVNVVLALIDGLRQRFPQYTFVGELNPTLFDAAYTTKDDVEITRIRSVAQRTSAVVKATWDFISRHRADDSETVVKDDGTPLTIGDVKRFVRRALLDRDLEDTAMIFAQGRDGGFPHSRGDERQALKLGQPIVFDLFPREIGGGYHHDMTRTWCIGYAPDHVREAYQQVMNAFDIALEQFGVDKPTHLMQEAVQDYFEGLGHPTSRSKPGTNVGYVHSLGHGVGLNVHESPRISHQSKDDRFAPGNVITIEPGLYYPDQGFGVRVEDMLIVTQRGELVSLTDVPKDLILPLRGS; encoded by the coding sequence ATGAAACTCGACATTGATCGCTTGATGCAAGACCGCGGGCTGGATGCACTGATGGTGTTCGCCGCCCATGACCACAGCCCGGCGCTGGATTATTTGACCGGCGGCGTTCGCATCACCGGCGGCGTGGCGATCAAACTCGCCGGCCACAGCCCGGTGCTGGTCGTCAACGGCATGGAAACCGCCGAAGCTGCCGCGTCCGGCCTCGAAGTCTACGACTATCACGCGATGGGCATGGAGGCGGCTCGCGAGAAGGCCAACGGCGACACCGCCCTGACTCAGGTGCTGTTCTACGGCGGGTGCCTTGACAAGCTCGGCATGACCGACGGCCGCATCGGCGTGTACGGCACCAACGACGTCAACGTCGTGCTGGCGCTGATCGACGGCCTGCGCCAGCGGTTCCCGCAGTACACGTTCGTCGGTGAACTCAATCCCACCCTGTTCGACGCCGCCTACACGACCAAGGATGACGTCGAGATCACGCGCATTCGCTCTGTCGCTCAGCGCACGAGCGCGGTCGTCAAGGCGACGTGGGACTTCATCAGCCGGCATCGCGCCGACGACAGCGAAACGGTCGTCAAGGACGACGGCACGCCGCTGACGATCGGCGACGTCAAGCGGTTCGTCCGGCGCGCGCTGCTCGACCGCGACCTCGAAGACACGGCGATGATCTTCGCTCAGGGGCGTGACGGCGGCTTCCCGCACAGCCGCGGCGACGAGCGTCAGGCGCTGAAGCTCGGCCAGCCGATCGTGTTCGATCTCTTCCCGCGCGAAATCGGCGGCGGCTACCATCATGACATGACGCGTACGTGGTGCATCGGCTACGCGCCCGATCACGTGCGCGAGGCGTACCAGCAGGTGATGAACGCGTTCGACATCGCGCTCGAACAGTTCGGCGTCGACAAGCCGACTCACCTGATGCAGGAAGCCGTGCAGGACTACTTCGAGGGCCTCGGCCATCCGACCTCGCGCAGCAAGCCCGGCACCAACGTCGGCTACGTCCACAGCCTCGGCCACGGCGTCGGCCTCAACGTGCACGAAAGCCCGCGCATCAGCCACCAGTCGAAGGATGATCGTTTTGCACCCGGCAACGTCATCACCATCGAACCGGGGTTATACTATCCGGATCAGGGGTTCGGCGTGCGCGTCGAGGACATGCTGATCGTCACCCAACGCGGCGAGCTGGTCAGCTTGACCGATGTGCCCAAGGACTTGATTCTCCCCCTGCGCGGAAGCTGA